Proteins encoded within one genomic window of Fibrobacter sp. UWP2:
- a CDS encoding outer membrane beta-barrel protein has product MKRLLTIAALLCAFTISHADEDEGYWPRSYYINLGFGAVATRGDVNERAISVTDSTGAKSIIYTPAIEIMPMPDITLGVNIRCFSLDIDFQYWNSSNELIDNPEVTEKYTYWRFGFEFMYNFFWPDFFQIGAGIGYSYTNLKTENSAYIGGKIQNSELMGSGFAFITNIHYYITDNFSMVPAIKIYENWFKAVNSKATGTLDLDPYLWQTYVMVSVGLQYQF; this is encoded by the coding sequence ATGAAACGTTTGTTGACGATCGCCGCACTCCTGTGCGCATTCACAATATCCCACGCCGACGAGGATGAAGGCTACTGGCCACGATCCTACTATATCAACTTAGGATTCGGCGCGGTCGCCACTAGGGGTGACGTCAACGAAAGGGCGATTTCTGTCACCGATTCCACAGGGGCAAAATCCATTATCTACACCCCCGCTATCGAGATCATGCCCATGCCCGACATCACCTTGGGCGTCAACATCCGCTGTTTTTCGCTAGATATAGACTTCCAGTATTGGAACTCCTCCAACGAACTCATCGACAACCCCGAAGTCACCGAGAAATACACCTATTGGCGTTTCGGTTTTGAATTCATGTACAACTTCTTTTGGCCCGACTTCTTCCAGATTGGCGCGGGCATTGGCTACTCTTACACAAACCTCAAGACCGAGAATTCCGCCTACATTGGCGGCAAAATCCAGAATTCCGAGCTGATGGGCTCCGGATTCGCATTCATCACAAACATCCATTACTACATTACCGACAATTTCTCGATGGTCCCGGCCATCAAGATTTACGAGAACTGGTTCAAGGCGGTCAACTCCAAGGCCACCGGGACGCTGGACCTGGATCCCTACCTGTGGCAGACCTACGTAATGGTCTCCGTGGGACTCCAATACCAGTTCTAG
- a CDS encoding pseudouridine synthase, translated as MMRINKFISLSGLASRRAADGLVAEGRVQVNGVTISDLGHQVDENEDEVLVDGKRATLPKKTKAILFHKPAGCVCTKDDPQGRRTVYDYLPPGYQTFKYVGRLDLQSRGLLLFTDDGELLHRLTHPSYEIPRSYFVWTTRPLSESAAQKLVNGVDIRDPEDPNAEEEIAFATDVYLEKDYAELWLIEGKNREIRRMMRAVGYEIRDLKRVSYCHIQLGDLPAGEFRELTADEMNKLRQAVHL; from the coding sequence ATGATGCGCATCAACAAGTTTATCTCGCTCAGCGGGCTCGCCAGTCGCCGCGCCGCCGACGGGCTCGTGGCCGAAGGCCGCGTGCAGGTCAACGGAGTGACCATCAGCGACCTCGGTCACCAGGTGGACGAAAACGAGGACGAGGTGCTGGTCGATGGCAAGCGCGCGACGCTCCCAAAAAAAACGAAGGCTATTTTATTCCACAAGCCGGCAGGCTGCGTTTGCACCAAGGACGACCCGCAAGGCCGCCGCACCGTTTACGACTACCTGCCGCCGGGATACCAAACGTTCAAGTACGTGGGAAGGCTCGACCTGCAGAGCCGCGGTCTATTGCTGTTCACCGACGACGGCGAACTGCTGCACCGCTTGACTCACCCGAGCTACGAAATCCCTCGCAGCTACTTTGTATGGACCACACGTCCACTTTCGGAATCAGCCGCGCAAAAGCTGGTCAACGGCGTGGACATCCGCGACCCCGAAGACCCGAACGCCGAAGAAGAAATCGCCTTTGCGACAGACGTGTACCTTGAAAAGGACTACGCGGAACTCTGGCTCATTGAGGGCAAAAACCGCGAAATCCGCCGCATGATGCGCGCCGTGGGTTACGAGATCCGTGACCTCAAACGCGTGAGCTACTGCCATATTCAGCTGGGCGACCTGCCCGCCGGCGAATTCCGCGAACTCACCGCCGACGAGATGAACAAATTGCGCCAAGCAGTACACCTATAG
- the nadA gene encoding quinolinate synthase NadA: protein MTAEELYNRLNKIHPGAVLCTYTMEKCEQMISTINEINELKKERDAVILAHSYVAPEIVLGVADYTGDSFKLSQDATTVKAKTIVFSAVRFMGETAKILNSTKDVLIPGPLTGCSLADSITGEEVQALRKKYPDHTFVCYINTTADVKAACDVCVTSGNVLKIVKSLENDKIVFVPDRLMGENLQKELIRQGIKKKIVLHTGCCYVHETYDPELINFFRSQNPGLKVVSHPECHPGVALLSDYVGSTGQMVTYIKEQPSGTPFLLLTECGLNARMHYEFPDKEFIGSCSMCKYMKSNSLENILETLRHPEKAEHVNLEENVRVAAKKCIDAMFHYSAL from the coding sequence ATGACCGCAGAAGAGCTTTACAACCGTCTGAACAAAATCCACCCGGGTGCAGTCCTTTGCACCTACACCATGGAAAAGTGCGAGCAGATGATCTCGACCATCAACGAGATCAACGAGCTCAAAAAGGAACGCGACGCCGTGATCCTTGCGCACAGCTACGTGGCCCCCGAAATAGTGCTGGGCGTCGCCGACTACACGGGCGACAGCTTCAAGCTGAGCCAGGACGCCACAACGGTCAAGGCAAAGACCATCGTGTTCTCGGCGGTGCGTTTCATGGGCGAAACCGCAAAGATCTTGAACTCCACCAAGGACGTGCTCATCCCAGGGCCGCTCACCGGCTGCAGCCTCGCCGACTCCATTACCGGCGAAGAGGTGCAGGCGCTCCGCAAAAAGTACCCCGACCACACGTTCGTGTGCTACATCAACACCACCGCCGACGTGAAGGCGGCCTGCGACGTTTGCGTCACCAGCGGCAACGTCCTCAAGATTGTGAAGTCCCTCGAGAACGACAAGATCGTGTTCGTTCCCGACCGCCTGATGGGCGAGAACCTGCAGAAGGAACTCATCCGCCAGGGCATCAAAAAGAAAATCGTACTCCACACAGGCTGCTGCTACGTGCACGAAACGTACGACCCCGAACTCATCAACTTCTTCCGCTCGCAGAACCCGGGCCTCAAAGTGGTGAGCCACCCCGAATGCCACCCGGGAGTCGCCCTTTTGAGCGACTATGTGGGCAGCACCGGCCAGATGGTCACCTACATCAAGGAACAGCCGAGCGGCACGCCGTTCTTGCTCCTCACCGAATGCGGCCTCAACGCCCGCATGCACTACGAGTTCCCCGACAAAGAGTTCATCGGCAGCTGCAGCATGTGCAAGTACATGAAGAGCAACTCGCTCGAGAACATCCTCGAGACACTCCGCCACCCCGAAAAAGCGGAACACGTGAATCTGGAAGAAAATGTGCGCGTCGCCGCAAAAAAATGCATTGACGCCATGTTCCACTACTCCGCCCTTTAA
- a CDS encoding response regulator, whose translation MSTILIIDDDEQFNLMLKSAMEIKGYEVETASNGKEAKTLYQNKKFDVIITDIIMPDVDGYEVILDLRRMGMSDRVIAVSGGGRTAAEDYLVTAQHFDVAATFNKPVDLQAIRAKVEEIIQNHQ comes from the coding sequence ATGTCCACCATTCTTATTATTGATGATGACGAACAATTCAACCTCATGTTGAAATCGGCCATGGAAATCAAGGGCTACGAGGTGGAAACTGCTTCGAACGGCAAGGAAGCCAAGACCCTGTACCAAAACAAGAAGTTCGACGTCATTATCACCGACATCATTATGCCGGATGTGGATGGCTACGAAGTGATTTTGGATCTCCGCCGTATGGGAATGAGCGACCGCGTCATCGCCGTGAGCGGTGGCGGACGCACCGCAGCCGAAGACTACCTGGTGACAGCACAACACTTTGACGTGGCTGCCACATTCAACAAGCCCGTGGACCTGCAGGCAATCAGAGCCAAGGTCGAGGAAATCATTCAGAACCACCAGTAA
- a CDS encoding metallophosphoesterase: MSRTLYIGDVHGCADELEKILDAFGYVRGSDTLYQTGDIINKGPDMMRAMKIVEDCGILTVRGNHEEHLIRMMQTPESYWTEKQRKRFKALSLEEWTYIRDTVKTWPLWRDTPHALLVHAGLEPGKSHLEDMNPEVLLSIRYWNDKPWYEQVQWDKLVIFGHWAKQGFVHVPGFIGLDSGCVYGKSLTAWCPEEDKFYKIPAAREYTPVKDKAKESEAAPCKVLGDNTPSSVPPRTFDEIKAKIAAGEIAPAKNTPEDEAIRKASPSISAEWAGY, from the coding sequence ATGTCTAGGACTCTTTACATAGGTGACGTGCACGGTTGCGCCGACGAACTTGAAAAAATTCTGGACGCATTCGGCTATGTTCGCGGAAGCGACACGCTTTACCAAACGGGCGACATCATCAACAAGGGTCCCGACATGATGCGGGCGATGAAGATTGTGGAGGACTGCGGCATTTTGACCGTACGCGGCAACCACGAAGAGCACCTCATCCGCATGATGCAAACGCCCGAGTCGTACTGGACCGAAAAACAGCGCAAGCGTTTCAAGGCGCTTTCGCTCGAAGAGTGGACCTACATCCGCGACACCGTCAAAACGTGGCCGCTATGGCGCGACACGCCACACGCCCTGCTGGTGCACGCGGGCCTTGAACCGGGCAAATCCCACCTCGAGGACATGAACCCCGAAGTGTTGCTCTCGATCCGTTACTGGAATGACAAGCCCTGGTACGAGCAGGTCCAATGGGACAAGCTCGTGATTTTTGGGCACTGGGCCAAGCAGGGCTTTGTACACGTCCCTGGATTCATCGGTCTCGACTCGGGGTGTGTTTACGGCAAGAGCCTTACAGCATGGTGCCCCGAAGAGGACAAGTTCTACAAGATTCCCGCCGCTCGCGAATACACGCCCGTCAAGGACAAGGCGAAAGAATCGGAGGCCGCCCCCTGCAAGGTGCTGGGCGACAACACCCCCTCTTCGGTGCCTCCCCGTACTTTTGACGAAATCAAGGCGAAAATCGCCGCGGGCGAAATCGCCCCGGCAAAAAACACGCCCGAGGACGAAGCGATTCGCAAGGCGAGCCCGTCTATTTCGGCAGAATGGGCTGGCTATTGA
- a CDS encoding ATP-binding protein: MHEVLFSSSPVTLVLSCVALVIAVFFPFSIGQKIRSRQLPRPVYQYAVILCVWNNANIIGNLFCSGYEHTIFRQVIFGIQALAWVQLGNAAYRVGELNFKIRHTHVWTVMNILGGLSVITLTVLFCTIPEKMATLFSLPINGLENRPVFVAFSIVFAIFVMTPLVSAGYVLIQKTILSSDLSLSQIGTYMLAAFTFFIILPITFDFVLPLAYNFKMDGGEVTFLQWFQYCALFIAIIDGQYFTSISFKNKSSNWFLNSLLLRLSDGVLYFSSKGDVVYANPAAQQLFQCSEAEFKKIKVQDLLPGIDVFQEAYYENVKVQIKDELHTFNVGLFGIHQSMTTTLNALLLSDQTNLLFYQQRIKTLNRQFAEYKQDLIRYQDRLDISEKKSKETENVNVTLINALPFQFWSKNENGVYQTQNQQDIAVRGNLNKTTDPIDSISPYEQKARDNGINSVFTSYEDANHNVITEEQASMDLKNEKAVYTYQNHFIPIITNRPPYKVIGLKIDLSEEKRLERERNILREQKIIHSRLEDLGTACGAFAHDYNNILGSQIGFCELAHEILGTVSSNASDKKVKAQLDSANNFVLEATKAAKRGKESLNVLLDTVRGKTESKIEDTVFPPTDIVRDVINKLIITLPPNIKITAEQLDDSIKVKAQAPSMERILSNLSNNAVYAMKETGGTLGFSVTKESLLQQIVSPHAPPIPTGDYVKISVSDTGTGMDSGTLERIFAPFFTTKAPGEGLGLGLSSALRLLKEGNAYFTIQTTIGEGTKFNLYWKLYKEI; encoded by the coding sequence ATGCACGAAGTTTTATTCTCCAGCTCCCCTGTAACACTGGTCCTCTCCTGTGTTGCATTGGTCATTGCCGTATTTTTCCCCTTTAGCATTGGCCAAAAAATAAGGAGCCGGCAGCTGCCAAGACCGGTTTACCAATATGCAGTCATTTTGTGCGTTTGGAACAACGCCAACATTATTGGAAACCTGTTTTGCAGCGGCTACGAGCATACCATTTTTAGGCAAGTCATTTTCGGCATCCAGGCGCTCGCCTGGGTGCAGTTGGGCAACGCCGCCTACCGCGTGGGGGAACTCAATTTTAAAATCAGGCACACCCACGTTTGGACTGTCATGAACATACTGGGCGGTCTCTCGGTTATTACTCTGACCGTACTGTTTTGCACCATTCCCGAAAAAATGGCGACCCTTTTCAGCCTGCCCATTAACGGGCTAGAGAACCGCCCTGTATTCGTCGCTTTCTCCATCGTCTTTGCCATATTTGTAATGACCCCCTTGGTCTCTGCCGGTTACGTTTTGATTCAAAAGACCATCCTGTCGAGCGACTTGTCGCTCTCGCAAATTGGCACCTACATGCTGGCGGCATTCACGTTTTTTATCATTCTGCCAATCACATTCGACTTTGTGCTCCCGCTGGCATACAACTTTAAAATGGACGGAGGGGAAGTCACTTTTTTACAGTGGTTCCAGTACTGCGCCCTGTTCATCGCCATTATCGACGGGCAATATTTTACCTCCATCTCGTTCAAGAACAAAAGTTCCAACTGGTTCCTGAATTCATTATTGCTCCGTTTAAGCGACGGCGTTCTGTACTTTAGTTCCAAAGGGGATGTCGTCTACGCCAACCCCGCCGCACAGCAGCTTTTCCAGTGTTCCGAAGCCGAATTCAAAAAAATCAAAGTCCAGGACCTGCTCCCGGGCATTGACGTTTTTCAGGAAGCCTACTACGAAAACGTCAAGGTTCAAATCAAGGATGAACTCCACACCTTCAACGTGGGGCTCTTTGGGATCCACCAGTCCATGACAACCACGCTGAACGCGCTTTTGCTGAGCGACCAGACGAACCTGCTCTTTTACCAGCAACGTATCAAGACGCTCAACCGCCAGTTCGCCGAGTACAAGCAGGACCTTATCCGTTACCAGGACCGGTTGGACATCTCCGAAAAAAAATCCAAGGAAACCGAGAACGTCAACGTCACCCTCATCAACGCACTGCCCTTCCAGTTCTGGTCCAAGAACGAGAACGGCGTTTACCAAACGCAAAACCAGCAAGACATTGCCGTGCGCGGCAACCTGAACAAGACGACCGACCCCATCGACAGTATTTCGCCCTACGAGCAAAAGGCTCGCGACAATGGCATCAACAGCGTGTTCACGAGCTACGAGGACGCCAACCACAACGTGATTACCGAAGAACAGGCCTCGATGGACCTCAAAAACGAGAAAGCGGTTTACACCTACCAGAACCACTTTATCCCCATCATTACCAACAGACCGCCGTACAAGGTCATTGGGCTAAAAATCGACCTTTCCGAAGAAAAACGCCTAGAGCGCGAGCGCAACATACTGCGCGAACAAAAGATCATCCATTCGCGCCTTGAGGACTTGGGTACGGCTTGCGGCGCATTCGCCCACGACTACAACAACATCCTCGGTTCTCAAATCGGATTTTGCGAGCTCGCCCACGAAATTTTGGGGACGGTCAGCAGCAACGCCTCCGACAAAAAAGTCAAGGCCCAGCTCGACAGCGCCAACAACTTTGTTCTTGAAGCCACAAAGGCGGCGAAACGAGGCAAGGAATCGCTGAACGTGCTGCTCGATACCGTGCGAGGCAAAACCGAGAGCAAGATCGAAGACACTGTATTCCCGCCCACCGACATTGTGCGCGATGTCATCAACAAACTCATCATCACCTTGCCGCCGAACATCAAAATTACCGCCGAGCAGTTGGACGACTCCATCAAGGTCAAGGCGCAGGCGCCTTCCATGGAACGCATTTTGAGCAACCTCTCGAACAACGCCGTTTACGCCATGAAGGAAACGGGCGGCACCCTCGGATTCTCGGTCACCAAGGAATCCCTGTTGCAGCAGATTGTGTCACCGCACGCGCCCCCCATCCCGACCGGGGATTACGTCAAGATATCGGTCTCGGACACCGGTACCGGAATGGACTCAGGCACGCTGGAACGCATTTTTGCCCCGTTTTTTACCACCAAAGCCCCTGGCGAAGGCCTGGGATTGGGGCTTTCGAGCGCCTTACGCCTGTTAAAAGAGGGCAATGCCTATTTCACAATACAGACAACCATTGGCGAAGGCACGAAATTTAATCTATATTGGAAGTTGTACAAAGAAATTTAA
- a CDS encoding sigma-54 dependent transcriptional regulator — protein sequence MKILIADLDKTFISDIQRSWLMPDTELLVCSDSDALMPLIKNEAIDLAFIEVPFLTLENMDMVSYLKEKNHGIEIFVLCDSKNWPGATSAINRGANSFLMKPVSLKQLEDTAKKIQTQQQNKSTHQLMESQVLDSLLGDTPEMRKILKTVYKIAPTTSTVLITGESGSGKEFLANVVHRFSKRANEPFVAVNCGAIPENLVESELFGAKKGSYTGSTMDKKGLFESANGGTLFLDEVGELSAATQVKLLRFLQSHEIRRVGENEARYLDVRVIAATNRDLQQAMLQGDFREDLYYRLNTFHLQLPPLRERKPVIPTLIRYFILKYKETHNKEILDLEPAAQYALTKYPYPGNIRELENIVEHAIVLSENGVIRLEDLPEEVQAEAREKQFAIPHMKSDAIDGEIVVEPVQAIENHTAEPTAGNSRNNALARPAGKSAPQESEDEIISLEEMERRHILHALSVCKGNQAEICEKLGISRSTLWRKVKALKIEMDSTET from the coding sequence ATGAAAATCTTGATCGCCGATTTGGATAAAACCTTTATCAGCGACATCCAGCGTTCCTGGCTCATGCCCGACACCGAGTTGTTGGTGTGTTCCGACAGTGACGCGCTCATGCCTTTAATTAAAAACGAAGCGATAGACCTCGCGTTTATCGAAGTTCCGTTTTTGACTCTCGAAAACATGGACATGGTAAGCTACCTCAAAGAGAAAAATCACGGCATCGAGATTTTTGTGCTTTGCGACAGCAAAAACTGGCCCGGCGCCACCAGCGCCATCAACCGCGGCGCCAACAGCTTTTTGATGAAGCCGGTTTCGCTCAAGCAGCTCGAGGACACAGCCAAAAAGATCCAGACCCAGCAGCAGAACAAGAGCACGCACCAACTGATGGAATCGCAGGTGCTCGACAGCCTCCTGGGCGACACGCCCGAGATGCGCAAGATTTTAAAGACGGTCTACAAGATTGCCCCCACCACGAGTACCGTGCTCATCACCGGCGAATCGGGTAGTGGCAAGGAATTCTTGGCGAACGTAGTCCACCGCTTTAGCAAGCGTGCGAACGAACCTTTTGTGGCAGTCAACTGCGGCGCGATTCCCGAGAACCTGGTCGAGAGCGAACTCTTTGGAGCAAAAAAAGGCTCCTACACCGGATCTACCATGGACAAGAAGGGCTTGTTTGAATCGGCGAACGGCGGCACACTGTTCCTCGACGAAGTCGGTGAGCTCTCGGCGGCGACCCAAGTGAAGTTGCTGCGTTTTTTGCAGAGCCACGAGATTCGCCGCGTAGGCGAAAACGAGGCCCGCTACCTGGACGTGCGCGTGATTGCCGCGACCAACCGCGACCTGCAGCAGGCCATGCTGCAAGGCGATTTTCGCGAAGACCTTTACTACCGTCTGAACACATTCCACCTGCAGCTCCCTCCCCTGCGTGAACGCAAGCCGGTCATCCCGACGCTCATCCGCTACTTTATTTTGAAGTACAAAGAAACGCACAACAAGGAGATTCTGGACCTGGAACCGGCAGCGCAGTACGCGCTGACCAAATACCCCTACCCAGGCAACATCCGCGAACTCGAGAACATCGTGGAGCACGCGATTGTGCTCTCCGAGAACGGCGTCATCCGCCTGGAGGACCTGCCCGAAGAAGTACAGGCAGAGGCGCGCGAAAAGCAGTTCGCCATCCCGCACATGAAGAGCGACGCTATTGACGGCGAAATCGTCGTGGAGCCGGTCCAAGCCATTGAGAACCACACCGCCGAACCCACCGCAGGCAATTCCCGCAACAACGCCCTCGCCCGCCCCGCCGGCAAAAGCGCCCCGCAGGAATCCGAGGACGAAATCATTTCGCTCGAAGAGATGGAGCGTCGTCACATTTTGCATGCGCTCTCGGTGTGCAAGGGGAACCAGGCGGAGATTTGCGAAAAGCTGGGCATTAGCCGATCCACGTTGTGGCGCAAGGTGAAGGCGCTCAAAATCGAAATGGACAGTACCGAAACATGA